From the genome of Geobacter sp. SVR, one region includes:
- a CDS encoding branched-chain amino acid ABC transporter permease, with amino-acid sequence MFLQQLINGVALGSTYALIALGYTMVYGIITLINFAHGEIFMAGAFVGLLLVAKFKMNFFVAMILAMVFCMVLGVVIERVAYRPLRKSSRLSALISAIGVSIFLSTLAQMIFGADAKGFPDNALPVQQIHIGDADISTLQLLIIGVSAFLMIALEFIVQKTKIGKAMRATSEDYNTAALMGINVNMVISFTFALGSALAAAGGVLVGLLFNAVSFNMGLMAGLKAFAAAVLGGIGSIPGAMLGGLLLGVTEVFGVAAGYSSYRDAIAFAILVFVLMVKPTGLMGRKIQKKV; translated from the coding sequence ATGTTTCTGCAACAGTTGATAAACGGTGTGGCACTCGGCAGCACCTATGCCCTGATCGCCCTTGGTTACACCATGGTCTACGGGATCATCACCCTGATCAATTTCGCCCATGGCGAGATTTTCATGGCCGGGGCCTTCGTCGGCCTGCTGCTGGTGGCGAAGTTCAAGATGAACTTCTTCGTCGCCATGATTCTGGCCATGGTCTTCTGCATGGTACTGGGTGTCGTGATCGAGCGGGTTGCGTATCGCCCCTTACGCAAATCATCGAGGCTGTCGGCCCTCATTTCGGCCATCGGGGTCTCCATTTTCCTCTCGACCCTGGCCCAGATGATCTTCGGCGCCGATGCCAAGGGCTTTCCCGACAATGCCCTGCCGGTACAGCAGATACATATCGGTGATGCAGACATCTCGACCCTGCAGCTCCTGATCATCGGCGTATCGGCCTTCCTCATGATTGCCCTGGAGTTCATCGTCCAGAAGACCAAGATCGGCAAAGCCATGCGGGCAACCTCCGAGGACTACAACACGGCAGCGTTGATGGGCATCAACGTCAACATGGTCATCTCCTTCACCTTCGCTCTCGGCTCGGCCCTGGCTGCTGCCGGCGGGGTGCTGGTGGGTCTGCTGTTCAATGCCGTTTCCTTCAACATGGGACTCATGGCCGGCCTGAAGGCTTTTGCCGCAGCGGTCCTCGGCGGAATCGGCTCCATACCGGGCGCCATGCTGGGAGGCCTGCTCCTGGGGGTTACCGAAGTCTTCGGTGTTGCTGCCGGATATTCCTCCTACCGCGACGCTATTGCCTTTGCCATTCTGGTGTTTGTCCTGATGGTCAAACCTACCGGCCTGATGGGAAGAAAAATTCAGAAGAAAGTATAA
- a CDS encoding DMT family transporter: MRQGSNRQPMDGMMLVLLAAVIWGTTGTSQALAPSGASSMTIGALRLIVGGTALLTVSLLGGGLDRNLLRHPWVTIVAASMVAAYQLCFFAAVSVTGVAVGTMVAIGSSPVLAGVATYLLRRRLPDRSWFFATIFAIAGCILLFIPNQGEMVHVQPRGVILAMGAGAAYVGYTMAIKTLLRSARPDGVIAVVFALGGLLLSPALIGSDLRWAFQPRGILVVLHLGLFATALAYVLFARGLKTIPTAHAVTLSLAEPLTASLLGFIVLRERLTSYSLIGMISIFAGLAILGIANRQAEAEPATPASPSHEGT, translated from the coding sequence ATGCGTCAAGGAAGCAACCGGCAGCCGATGGACGGTATGATGCTGGTACTTCTGGCAGCCGTCATCTGGGGAACCACCGGCACCTCCCAGGCTCTGGCCCCTTCCGGCGCCAGTTCCATGACCATCGGAGCGTTGCGTCTGATTGTAGGCGGAACAGCCCTGCTAACGGTATCGCTGCTTGGTGGGGGACTCGACCGCAACCTTCTGCGGCATCCCTGGGTAACGATCGTGGCAGCCTCCATGGTTGCCGCCTACCAGCTCTGCTTCTTTGCCGCAGTATCGGTCACCGGGGTTGCAGTGGGCACCATGGTCGCCATTGGCAGCTCGCCGGTACTGGCTGGTGTGGCAACCTATCTGTTGCGTCGCAGGCTTCCGGACCGCAGCTGGTTTTTCGCCACCATTTTTGCCATTGCCGGATGCATTCTGCTGTTCATCCCGAATCAGGGCGAGATGGTACACGTGCAGCCTCGCGGCGTGATTCTGGCCATGGGAGCCGGTGCCGCCTATGTGGGCTATACCATGGCCATCAAGACCCTGCTGCGCTCGGCGCGGCCGGATGGAGTCATTGCCGTCGTGTTCGCCCTTGGCGGGCTCCTGCTTTCCCCGGCCCTGATCGGCAGCGACCTCCGCTGGGCATTCCAGCCGCGCGGCATCCTGGTGGTGCTGCATCTGGGTCTGTTTGCAACGGCACTGGCATATGTGCTCTTTGCCCGCGGCCTCAAAACCATCCCGACCGCCCATGCGGTAACGCTTTCCCTGGCGGAACCCTTGACGGCCTCCTTGCTCGGGTTTATCGTGCTCCGGGAGCGATTGACATCATACTCTTTGATCGGCATGATCTCGATTTTCGCAGGGCTTGCCATCCTCGGCATTGCGAATCGACAGGCCGAAGCCGAACCGGCCACACCAGCGTCGCCGAGCCACGAAGGCACATAG
- a CDS encoding ABC transporter substrate-binding protein: protein MNFKKTAALLLAGALSLSVTAGCKKQEESKPAEAPKAAAGDTIKIGFLGALTGDVAMFGKPTLEGMKMAAEELNAAGGVLGKKIEIVEADDRGDKQEGASVTQKLISRDNVIAIVGDPTTGITKVAAPIAQKAQVVLLSAGATGPGVVENGDFIFRDTLLDSVAIPACIDFFAKDLGYKKVAVITSDNNDYSVGLSQTFRDAAKGKGITIVADEKVKDGDKDFSAQITNIKSKKPDVIFFSGYYTEGALIMKEARKQGLKANMFGGDGLFSPKLVELGGSAVEGTMSALGFSPEQASPVTAKFVEAFKKKFNGAEPGLFDAQGYDAIVLLADAMKRANSLDPKVFKDALAQTKKFEGVSGTISMQANREPIKSPLALLEVKNGKFTLKAKVPVKMD from the coding sequence ATGAACTTCAAGAAGACCGCTGCTCTGTTGCTGGCTGGTGCATTGTCCCTGTCGGTGACCGCTGGGTGCAAGAAGCAGGAAGAAAGCAAACCGGCCGAAGCTCCCAAGGCTGCTGCCGGCGACACCATCAAAATCGGATTCCTCGGCGCTCTCACCGGCGACGTGGCCATGTTCGGCAAGCCCACCCTGGAAGGGATGAAAATGGCTGCCGAAGAGCTGAACGCAGCCGGCGGCGTGCTCGGCAAGAAAATCGAGATCGTCGAAGCCGATGACCGCGGCGACAAGCAGGAAGGCGCCTCGGTAACCCAGAAGCTGATCAGCCGCGACAACGTAATCGCCATTGTCGGCGATCCGACCACCGGCATCACCAAAGTTGCCGCTCCCATCGCCCAGAAGGCACAGGTTGTCCTTCTGTCGGCCGGCGCCACCGGCCCCGGCGTTGTTGAAAACGGCGACTTCATTTTCCGCGATACCCTGCTTGACAGCGTAGCCATTCCGGCTTGCATCGACTTCTTCGCCAAGGATCTCGGCTACAAGAAGGTGGCTGTCATCACCTCCGACAACAACGATTACAGCGTCGGTCTTTCCCAGACATTCCGCGATGCCGCCAAAGGCAAAGGCATCACCATCGTAGCTGACGAGAAGGTCAAAGACGGCGACAAGGATTTCAGCGCTCAGATCACCAACATCAAATCCAAGAAGCCTGACGTAATCTTCTTCTCCGGCTACTACACCGAAGGCGCCCTGATCATGAAGGAAGCCCGCAAGCAGGGCCTCAAGGCCAACATGTTCGGCGGCGACGGCCTCTTCTCTCCGAAACTGGTTGAACTGGGCGGCAGTGCTGTTGAAGGCACCATGTCGGCTCTCGGCTTCTCCCCCGAGCAGGCTTCTCCCGTTACCGCCAAGTTCGTAGAGGCCTTCAAGAAGAAGTTCAACGGCGCTGAGCCGGGTCTCTTCGACGCCCAGGGCTACGATGCAATCGTGCTGCTGGCTGACGCCATGAAGCGCGCCAACAGCCTCGACCCGAAGGTTTTCAAGGACGCCCTGGCCCAGACCAAGAAGTTTGAAGGCGTTTCCGGCACCATCAGCATGCAGGCCAACCGCGAACCGATCAAATCTCCGCTGGCCCTCCTGGAAGTCAAGAACGGCAAATTCACCCTGAAAGCCAAAGTTCCGGTTAAGATGGACTAA
- a CDS encoding amino acid ABC transporter ATP-binding protein: protein MADNRPMIEVSGVSKFYGAFQALNDVSFNVQDGEKVVIIGPSGSGKSTILRSINRLETIDRGKIVVHGMDLSDPNVDISKVREEVGMVFQSFNLFPHKTVLENLTLAQIVVRKRNRKEAEEIAMELLRKVNIAEKAAAYPAKLSGGQQQRVAIARSLAMNPKAILFDEPTSALDPEMIGEVLDVMKTLAREGMTMVVVTHEMGFAREVADRVIFMDHGRIVEEGTPEHFFTCPTHERAKLFLSQIL, encoded by the coding sequence ATGGCAGATAACCGCCCTATGATCGAAGTCAGCGGGGTCTCCAAGTTCTATGGCGCCTTTCAGGCTCTGAACGACGTTTCCTTCAACGTACAGGATGGCGAAAAGGTCGTTATCATCGGGCCCAGCGGCTCCGGCAAGAGTACCATCCTGCGCTCCATCAACCGCCTGGAAACCATCGACCGCGGTAAGATCGTCGTGCACGGCATGGATCTGAGCGATCCGAACGTGGACATCAGCAAAGTGCGGGAAGAAGTGGGAATGGTCTTTCAAAGCTTCAATCTCTTCCCGCACAAAACCGTACTGGAAAACCTGACCCTGGCCCAGATCGTGGTCCGCAAGAGAAACAGGAAAGAAGCGGAAGAGATCGCCATGGAGCTGCTGCGCAAGGTCAACATCGCCGAAAAGGCTGCTGCATATCCGGCCAAGCTTTCCGGGGGGCAACAGCAGCGTGTGGCCATTGCCCGCTCGCTGGCCATGAATCCCAAGGCGATCCTGTTCGACGAACCCACCTCTGCCCTGGATCCCGAAATGATCGGCGAGGTGCTGGATGTAATGAAGACACTGGCCCGCGAAGGCATGACCATGGTGGTCGTCACCCACGAGATGGGCTTTGCCCGTGAAGTCGCCGATCGGGTGATCTTCATGGATCACGGGCGGATCGTGGAGGAAGGGACGCCGGAACATTTCTTCACCTGCCCCACCCATGAACGGGCCAAGTTGTTCCTGAGCCAGATATTGTGA
- a CDS encoding amino acid ABC transporter permease yields MAQETPQHKPIDVGDGAAIPHKSDAGLFTAWRIAFCGAILTSFYLALTKPDPYLAIFKFVPDGILVTFKVTVGAILLAIVIGLVTGLGRISTNRFINGTASLYVEVIRGIPLLVQIFYIYYALGRFVKIPDIFSAIIAMAVCYGAYMGEIFRAGIQSIPKGQMEAALSLGMSRGQAMRQVILPQAFKVVLPPIGNEFIALLKDSSLVSIIAVADLLRRGREFASESFSYFETYTVIALIYLVLTLFFSKLIGIMEERLSDGR; encoded by the coding sequence ATGGCACAAGAGACCCCTCAACATAAGCCGATAGATGTCGGCGATGGCGCAGCCATCCCCCACAAAAGCGACGCCGGTCTTTTCACCGCTTGGCGTATCGCCTTCTGTGGTGCTATCCTCACCAGTTTTTACCTTGCCCTGACCAAACCCGACCCCTACCTGGCGATATTCAAATTTGTACCTGATGGCATTCTGGTAACCTTCAAGGTCACGGTGGGTGCCATTCTGCTGGCCATTGTGATCGGCCTGGTGACCGGATTGGGCAGGATCTCCACCAACCGCTTCATCAACGGCACCGCCTCCCTGTATGTGGAGGTCATCCGCGGCATTCCGCTGCTGGTCCAGATCTTTTATATCTACTACGCACTCGGGCGTTTCGTGAAGATCCCCGATATCTTCAGCGCCATCATCGCCATGGCGGTCTGTTATGGCGCCTACATGGGAGAAATTTTCCGCGCTGGCATCCAGTCAATTCCCAAGGGCCAGATGGAAGCCGCTCTCTCCCTTGGCATGAGCCGCGGACAAGCCATGCGCCAGGTCATTCTCCCCCAGGCCTTCAAGGTGGTGCTGCCCCCCATCGGCAATGAATTCATCGCGCTGCTCAAGGACTCGTCGCTGGTGTCGATCATCGCCGTGGCCGACCTGCTGCGCCGGGGCCGCGAATTCGCCTCGGAAAGCTTCAGCTACTTCGAGACCTATACTGTTATCGCTTTGATCTACCTGGTGCTGACCCTGTTCTTTTCCAAGTTGATCGGTATCATGGAGGAGCGTTTGAGTGATGGCAGATAA
- a CDS encoding basic amino acid ABC transporter substrate-binding protein, with the protein MRILRIAAAIAAMVATMTLPALAAPKTIKVATDATWPPMEMVDANKKIVGYDIDFMNAVAKEAGITVEFKNTAWDGIFAGVDAGQYDAIISSVTITDERKAKYDFTDAYTSIGQILVVPKTDKTSKTIADLKGKKIGAQIGTTGAMEVKKVAGVELKTYDEIGLAFEDMAAGRISGVVCDEPVAAHFALQKSEYKEKFKIVGKSFTKEAYGIVVKKGNKDLVALLNKGIAAVKKKKLDVQIHNKWVK; encoded by the coding sequence ATGAGAATTCTTCGTATTGCAGCGGCTATCGCCGCCATGGTTGCCACCATGACCCTCCCCGCACTCGCAGCCCCCAAAACGATCAAAGTAGCCACCGACGCCACCTGGCCGCCGATGGAGATGGTAGATGCCAACAAGAAGATCGTGGGGTACGACATCGACTTCATGAATGCGGTTGCCAAGGAGGCCGGCATTACGGTCGAATTCAAGAATACCGCATGGGACGGCATCTTTGCCGGCGTCGACGCCGGGCAGTACGACGCCATCATCTCTTCCGTGACCATCACCGATGAGCGCAAGGCCAAGTACGACTTCACCGATGCCTACACCAGCATCGGCCAGATCCTGGTTGTTCCCAAGACCGATAAAACCTCCAAAACGATCGCCGACCTGAAAGGCAAGAAAATCGGCGCTCAGATCGGAACTACCGGCGCCATGGAAGTCAAGAAGGTCGCCGGAGTCGAGCTGAAGACCTACGATGAAATTGGTCTGGCCTTTGAAGACATGGCTGCCGGCCGCATCTCCGGCGTCGTGTGTGATGAGCCTGTTGCCGCCCATTTCGCACTGCAGAAGAGCGAATACAAGGAAAAATTCAAGATCGTAGGCAAGTCCTTCACCAAAGAAGCTTATGGCATCGTGGTAAAGAAGGGCAACAAAGACTTGGTCGCCCTCCTGAACAAAGGTATCGCCGCAGTGAAGAAAAAGAAACTGGACGTTCAGATTCACAACAAATGGGTAAAGTAG
- a CDS encoding DMT family transporter: protein MTFNRFKAAVLLLTTTFFWGVTFTIVKQAIESVDVFVFLAQRFMLAFMFILPVCFFKGGRLDGATIRQGCIMGIFLFGAYAFQTVALLYTSASNTGFLTGLNVVMVPVIASFTLRHRIPGTIKLAVVLSVCGLFLLCGNGSWRFNGGDILAAICAVCVSLHLIYTGEFTRTSDYFWLTAVQLGMVALLSVAVALGRGKQVFVWYPHLLTTLLVCSLIATVFAFLVQTSMQRFISHTNTALIFCTEPVFAAAYAWLAIDERLGLFGLLGALLIMVGMLLSILPAARETAAAEEPLDVAELEEYRIGE from the coding sequence ATGACCTTCAACCGATTCAAGGCTGCCGTGCTGCTGCTGACCACCACTTTTTTCTGGGGTGTGACCTTTACCATCGTCAAGCAGGCGATTGAAAGCGTCGATGTATTCGTATTTTTGGCCCAACGTTTCATGTTGGCCTTCATGTTCATCCTGCCGGTCTGTTTCTTCAAAGGGGGACGCCTGGACGGTGCCACCATTCGGCAGGGCTGCATCATGGGGATCTTCCTGTTCGGTGCCTATGCTTTCCAGACCGTGGCGCTGCTCTATACCAGCGCCTCCAACACCGGCTTTTTGACCGGGCTCAATGTCGTGATGGTGCCGGTAATCGCCTCGTTCACGCTGCGTCACCGCATTCCCGGCACGATCAAACTGGCCGTAGTACTTTCGGTGTGCGGCCTGTTCCTGCTATGCGGCAATGGCTCCTGGCGCTTCAACGGCGGCGATATTCTGGCCGCCATCTGTGCCGTATGCGTCTCCCTGCACCTGATCTATACCGGCGAATTCACCCGCACCAGCGACTACTTCTGGCTGACCGCAGTGCAGCTCGGCATGGTGGCGCTCCTGAGCGTCGCGGTCGCATTGGGTCGCGGCAAACAGGTCTTTGTCTGGTATCCCCATCTGCTGACGACGCTTCTGGTCTGTTCCCTGATAGCCACGGTATTCGCCTTCCTGGTGCAGACATCGATGCAGCGCTTCATAAGCCACACCAATACGGCTCTGATTTTCTGCACCGAGCCGGTTTTTGCCGCAGCATATGCCTGGCTGGCCATCGATGAGCGGCTGGGCCTGTTTGGACTGCTGGGGGCACTTCTGATAATGGTCGGTATGCTGCTTTCCATACTCCCTGCCGCCCGGGAAACAGCGGCCGCGGAGGAGCCTCTGGACGTTGCCGAACTCGAGGAATACCGGATCGGCGAGTGA